A region of Vigna radiata var. radiata cultivar VC1973A chromosome 10, Vradiata_ver6, whole genome shotgun sequence DNA encodes the following proteins:
- the LOC106774668 gene encoding uncharacterized protein LOC106774668, which produces MEAVRSYAVHGGRDLKFIKNDNRRVQVRCLGAQKSCPCMAYCGYMEGCSTWQLRKIVDNHSCSRQFNIKMMNAKWLSETLDNSLQQNPNLKINEIRSKALRKWNTNVTLSKARRAKIMASEKLESSFKNQFKRIHDYAHELLKCNPGSTVQVKVDSENGLYKGELLTTIGRDPNDQMLPLAYAIVEVENKDSWTWFLELLIEDLGGAEVGNACTFMSDQQKGLLSAI; this is translated from the exons ATGGAGGCTGTTAGAAGTTATGCAGTCCACGGTGGGAGAGATTTGAAGTTTATTAAGAATGATAATAGACGGGTACAAGTGAGATGTTTGGGTGCCCAAAAGAGTTGTCCATGTATGGCTTATTGTGGGTATATGGAAGGATGTAGTACATGGCAATTGAGAAAAATAGTGGATAACCATAGTTGCAGTAGGCaattcaacattaaaatgatgaatgctAAGTGGTTGAGTGAGACATTAGATAATTCACTACAACAAAATccgaatttgaagataaatgaaaTACGCTCAAAAGCTTTGAGGAAATGGAATACCAATGTCACACTTTCTAAAGCACGTAGGGCAAAGATAATGGCatctgaaaaacttgaaagTAGTTTCAAAAATCAGTTCAAAAGAATTCATGACTATGCACATGAATTATTGAAATGTAACCCTGGATCAACAGTACAAGTTAAAGTGGATAGTGAAAATG GATTGTATAAGGGGGAGTTATTAACAACTATTGGGAGAGATCCTAATGACCAGATGTTACCTCTGGCATACGCAATTGTGGAAGTAGAGAACAAAGATAGTTGGACATGGTTTTTAGAGTTGTTGATAGAAGACCTTGGGGGTGCTGAAGTTGGCAATGCATGCACTTTTATGTCTGATCAACAAAAG GGTTTGCTGTCAGCTatttga